The genomic DNA CAACTGCAAGAATCTGCACCAAAAAAGACACCTTTCCTAATGGGCAAGAATTTGTAGGTTTTGGTATTCAACCTGACATATTCGTAAAGAAATCTTATCAAGACTACCTAAATAATACTGACCCTGTACTACAAAAGGCTATCCAATATCTTAACAAAGGTAAATAATAATCTATAAAATAAGGCGCGAGTTGAATAACTCGCACCTTATTTTATTACTTAGCAATCAATTCTCTACCATAAAAAATTATTACAATTCTTTTAGTCAATTGAATTTAGAAAACAACTTGACTACGCCAACATTAACCGTTTTATCAATTCTTCTCCCATCTCTTCATTCATCATTTTTATAATCTTATCCTTGCCATAATTTAACTCTTCTCTTAATACAGAAGAAGACAAACGAACTATTAATGTTTTATTTTGCAACTGAACACTTGTCGTATAAGAAGCCACACCAGCTCCCATTAGTTTTTCCCAAGCTTCCTCAATATGTATTTTTTGCATTCCTTTACCCAAATTATTCTCTTTGATAAAGGCTTCCATTAAATCTTTAATAATATTCGATTCATTCTCTCTTTTTGCCACTTGATTTACTTTATAGTTTAAATATTTGATATTTCTTATTGCTCTGTTTCAATACATTTTCTGTTCGATCAAAATGAGTGTCCGTTACAAAAATTTGTCCAAACTCATCATTATTTACTAAATTA from Tenacibaculum maritimum NCIMB 2154 includes the following:
- a CDS encoding DUF721 domain-containing protein: MAKRENESNIIKDLMEAFIKENNLGKGMQKIHIEEAWEKLMGAGVASYTTSVQLQNKTLIVRLSSSVLREELNYGKDKIIKMMNEEMGEELIKRLMLA